The region GCGGTCGCGCGTGCTCGCCGCCAGCCGCCGATTGCTTGGCCGTCCACGCCGCCGCGACGCCAACCCCGATGCGCCGTGGTGCGTGAACGCCTCGTAGAGCCGGCGCACCTGGCGCTCGCTGAGCTTCAGCAACGCCGCCGCCTTGCGCCGCGTGAGCCGATGCTCCGCGATCCACGTCATGACCTGCAGCCGATCCAATTCCCCCATGCTCAGCTCCACCGTCTCCGCCATCGCGCCACTGTGGCCGAAAAGCGGACATCTCTACTTTGGAGGAACCGGACATTTGCACTTTGGGCCTACGCACGCCGCGTCCGACTTTCGGAGATTACGTCAGCCTTCCCACCGTTGTCCGGACTGCCGACCCGGTGCCTGTCGGATCATCCCGCGGTAGCGGGACCGTCAACCGGGAGCTGATGTTCCTCAAGCGTGTCTTCAACCTGGCTCCGCGCGATGGCAAGGCTGAGCGGAACCCCGTCCGGGACGTAAAGTTCTTCAAGGAAGACAACCAGCGGGTTCGTTGGCTCACCGAGGAGGAAGAGGCGCGTCTCCCCTGGCGTGAAGGGCAAGTCAGGGGTTAACGCGACGAACTACATGAACCGCGTCTTTGGGCCCGCGGTCGAGCGCGCAGGCATTCAGAACTTCCACTGGCACGATCTGCGGCACACCTTCGCGAGCCGGCTGGTGATGGCGGGCGTGGACCTGATGACCGCGAGGAACTCATGGGCCACAAGACGATCACGATGACGCAGCGCTACGCGCACCTGTCGCCGGAGCACAAGCTGAACGCGGTGGAGCGGCTCACTCGGCACACAACCGGCACCACTACCGGCACCAGCGCTGAAACCACCGAGGAGCATCGCGAGCCTGCGACGCAAGTGCATGATCGGCGGAGGGAAAAGAGAGCGGGCGACCGGGGTCGAACCGGCGACGTCCAGCTTGGGAAGCTGATCGACGAGGTGCTGCAAGACTATGATCCGTGGGGATAGCTCTTGCTACCGCCAGCACTTACAGGCCAGTCCGGATTCTGCCGGTTTCACTGGTTGTCCCCCGGTTTCACTCCTCAACCGGCACCACGACCGGCACCGGAGCAGGGGCTCCTCATCCCGCCAGACCAAGGAAGATCAGCAACGCGCGGTTCACGCGCACCAGGTCGCGGTCCGAGAGTCTGCCGATGCGCTTCCCGAGCTTCGCCTTCGGCACCGTGGTCACCTTGTCGACCATCAAGCGAGAGGGCCTGTCGAGCCCGTTCGAGGGACTGGGGTCGACGACGAGACGGAACAGCGGGGCGTCCGTCGGATCGCTCGTGAAGGCGCAGATCGTGATCGAACTCGTC is a window of Candidatus Eisenbacteria bacterium DNA encoding:
- a CDS encoding helix-turn-helix domain-containing protein; translation: MAETVELSMGELDRLQVMTWIAEHRLTRRKAAALLKLSERQVRRLYEAFTHHGASGLASRRRGRPSNRRLAASTRDRALSLVRERYSDFGPTFAHQKLTEEHALQLSVETLRGWMVAASLW
- a CDS encoding type II toxin-antitoxin system PemK/MazF family toxin, which codes for MTRGEIWTAAGGKDYAGKPRPVVIVQDDRFNATSSITICAFTSDPTDAPLFRLVVDPSPSNGLDRPSRLMVDKVTTVPKAKLGKRIGRLSDRDLVRVNRALLIFLGLAG